In Ovis canadensis isolate MfBH-ARS-UI-01 breed Bighorn chromosome 3, ARS-UI_OviCan_v2, whole genome shotgun sequence, one DNA window encodes the following:
- the GTF3C2 gene encoding general transcription factor 3C polypeptide 2 encodes MDTYGVGYMALEEAGPVGSMTVVDSPGQEVLNQLDVKASSETTSVEASIEMPLSTPFPGYDDSLDESRLLPEQESLSRLQQEDLSSEMSKVPKPRASKPGPKRGGRTRKGPKRPQQPNSPSAPRVPGLLDQSNPLSTPMPKKRGRKSKADLLLLKLSKGLDQPESPHPKMPPEDFETPPGERPRRRAAQVALLYLQELAEELSTALPTPVSCPEGPQVSSPTQPKIIQPQAACLRGEGDNTARDEDFVLQVEAEEAEESEAPSENSSDPEPAAPRSTARGSTQKQKPHVRGMAHNGLPNHIMAPVWKCLHLTKDIRDQKHSYWEFAEWIPLAWKWRLLPELEAAPYLPQEEKSPLFSVQREGLPEDGTLYRINRFSSITAHPERLDVSFFTGGPLWALDWCPVPEGSAASQYVALFSSPDMNETHSLSQLYSGPGLLQLWDLGTLQQESCLGNRAHFVYGIACDHGCIWDLKFCPSGAWELPGTPRKAPLLPRLGLLALACSDGKVLLFSLPHPEALLAQQPLDAVKPAIYKVQCVATLQVGSMQASDPSECGQCLSLAWMPTRPHHHLAAGYYNGMVVLWNLPTNSPLQRIRLSDGSLKLYPFQCFLAHDQAVRTLQWCKANSHFLASAGSDRKIKFWDLRRPYEPINSIKRFLSTELAWLLPYNGVTVAQDNCYASYGLCGIHYIDAGYLGFKAYFTAPRKGTVWSLSGSDWLGTIAAGDISGELIAAILPDMALNPTNVKRPLDRRFPIYKADLIPYQDSPEGQDHTSASSGAPNPPKARTYAETVNHHYLLFQDTDLRSFHGLPHREPMLRMQEGEGQTRLCLDRLQLEAIHKVRFSPNLDSYGWLVSGGQSGLVRIHFVRGLTCPLGHRMQLESRAHFSAMFQLASPSPGPGFPPTSHCLLPGP; translated from the exons ATGGATACCTACGGGGTCGGCTATATGGCTCTGGAGGAGGCCGGCCCCGTGGGGAGCATGACTGTGGTAGACTCTCCTGGACAAGAGGTGCTGAACCAGCTTGATgtcaaggcctcctcagaaacaACCAGTGTGGAGGCTTCCATAGAGATGCCATTATCTACCCCTTTCCCTGGATATGATGATTCTCTTGATGAGAGCAGGCTCCTTCCAGAGCAGGAAAGCCTCTCCAGACTGCAACAGGAAG ATCTTTCTTCAGAGATGTCAAAGGTCCCAAAGCCTAGGGCCTCAAAGCCTGGCCCGAAGAGAGGTGGTAGGACACGGAAAGGCCCCAAAAGGCCCCAGCAGCCTAATTCTCCATCAGCCCCTCGGGTTCCTGGTCTCTTAGATCAATCCAACCCTCTGTCCACCCCCATGCCTAAGAAACGAGGTCGAAAGTCCAAGGCAGATCTGCTACTGCTGAAGTTGTCCAAAGGCCTAGATCAGCCAGAATCTCCACATCCAAAGATGCCCCCTGAGGACTTTGAGACCCCTCCTGGGGAACGACCCCGCCGAAGGGCTGCCCAAGT GGCACTTCTGTATCTTCAGGAACTGGCGGAAGAGCTCTCAACAGCCCTGCCTACTCCAGTGTCCTGTCCTGAGGGCCCCCAGGTGAGCAGCCCTACCCAACCGAAGATAATCCAGCCGCAGGCAGCCTGTCTCCGTGGAGAAGGGGATAACACCGCACGGGATGAAGACTTTGTTCTCCAGGTTGaggctgaagaagcagaagagagcGAGGCCCCAAGTGAGAACTCTTCTGACCCTGAGCCTGCAGCACCCCGAAGCACTGCCCGAGGATCTACTCAG AAGCAGAAGCCACACGTCCGGGGAATGGCTCACAATGGCTTACCAAATCACATCATGGCCCCTGTTTGGAAGTGCCTTCATCTCACCAAGGATAT CCGAGATCAGAAGCATTCATACTGGGAGTTTGCGGAATGGATTCCTTTAGCCTGGAAGTGGCGCTTGTTACCTGAACT TGAGGCAGCTCCCTACCTGCCCCAGGAGGAGAAGTCCCCGCTGTTTTCTGTACAACGTGAAGGACTTCCTGAAGATGGCACCCTCTACAGAATAAACAG ATTTAGCTCTATCACAGCACACCCAGAGCGCTTGGATGTGTCTTTCTTCACGGGGGGCCCACTCTGGGCTCTGGACTGGTGCCCGGTGCCAGAGGGGTCAGCAGCCTCGCAGTATGTGGCTCTTTTCTCCAGCCCTGACATGAATGAGACACACTCACTGAGCCAGCTGTATTCGGGCCCTGGGCTGCTCCAGCTCTGGGACCTTGGGACCTTGCAGCAAGAAAGCTG TCTTGGCAACAGAGCCCACTTTGTCTACGGGATAGCTTGTGACCATGGCTGCATCTGGGACCTCAAGTTCTGCCCCAGTGGAGCATGGGAACTTCCAGGCACCCCTCGGAAG gctcctctccTGCCCCGACTGGGTCTCCTGGCTCTTGCCTGCTCAGATGGGAAGGTGCTGCTGTTCAGCCTTCCCCATCCCGaggccctgctggctcagcagccCCTAG ATGCAGTGAAGCCTGCCATCTATAAG GTTCAATGTGTGGCAACCCTCCAGGTAGGGTCTATGCAAGCTTCAGACCCCTCTGAGTGTGGTCAGTGCCTTAGCCTGGCTTGGATGCCCACCCGGCCCCACCACCACCTGGCTGCTGGATATTACaatg GCATGGTGGTTTTATGGAACCTCCCCACGAACTCGCCCCTGCAGCGGATACGGCTCTCTGATGGCTCCTTGAAGCTCTACCCCTTCCAGTGTTTCCTAGCCCATGACCAGGCTGTGCGTACTCTTCAGTGGTGCAAAGCTAACAG TCATTTCCTAGCCTCTGCAGGGAGTGACCGGAAAATCAAATTTTGGGACCTTCGACGACCTTATGAACCAATAAACTCTATCAAGCGCTTCTTGAGTACAGAGCTGGCCTGGCTGCTCCCCTACAATGGTGTCACCGTGGCTCAGGACAACTGCTATGCCTC TTATGGACTCTGTGGAATTCACTACATTGATGCTGGTTACCTTGGTTTCAAGGCCTATTTCACTGCTCCTCGAAAAGGCACTGTCTGG AGTCTTTCAGGATCTGACTGGCTCGGGACAATAGCCGCAGGAGATATATCTGGAGAGCTCATTGCAGCTATATTGCCTGATATGGCACTGAACCCAACAAATGTCAAGCGACCTTTAGATCGAAGATTC CCTATATATAAAGCAGATCTGATACCATATCAGGACAGTCCTGAAGGTCAAGACCACACTTCTGCTTCATCTGGGGCCCCCAACCCTCCCAAGGCTCGAACTTACGCTGAAACGGTCAATCATCACTACTTGCTGTTTCAAGACACAGATTTG CGTTCGTTCCACGGTCTGCCCCACAGAGAACCGATGCTGCGCAtgcaggagggagaggggcaAACGCGGCTCTGCTTGGACCGGCTGCAGCTGGAAGCTATTCATAAG gtaCGTTTCAGTCCAAACCTGGACTCCTATGGATGGCTGGTCTCTGGAGGGCAGTCGGGGCTGGTTCGGATCCATTTTGTCCGTGGACTCACCTGTCCACTGGGCCACCGTATGCAGCTTGAAAGCCGAGCCCATTTCAGTGCTATGTTCCAGCTGGCCTCCCCCTCTCCAGGGCCTGGCTTTCCTCCAACCAGCCATTGCCTCCTGCCCGGTCCCTAG